From Haloarcula sp. CBA1127, a single genomic window includes:
- a CDS encoding transcription factor S, translating to MQFCDDCGSMMHADGDEMVCQSCGARVAKDEDRAAAFVSTDEQSGDELIETEEGSNFEGKPTADDVTCEECGHGKAWYTIKQTGSADEPPTRFFKCQECGHRWREYN from the coding sequence ATGCAGTTCTGCGACGACTGTGGTTCGATGATGCACGCCGATGGTGACGAGATGGTCTGTCAGTCCTGTGGCGCGCGGGTCGCGAAAGACGAGGACCGCGCGGCGGCGTTCGTCAGCACGGACGAACAGAGCGGCGACGAACTGATAGAGACCGAAGAAGGGTCAAACTTCGAGGGGAAGCCCACGGCCGACGACGTGACCTGTGAGGAATGCGGACACGGAAAAGCGTGGTACACGATCAAACAGACCGGGTCAGCCGACGAACCGCCGACGCGGTTCTTCAAATGTCAAGAATGTGGCCACCGATGGCGAGAGTACAACTGA
- a CDS encoding winged helix-turn-helix domain-containing protein: MRHKQILDVAAENPEASIAELAAEVPSATAELVERVLEEHGDPAEADETETADQSQSEPSTESQSYPAPADLSSTERETIRAIQHHPTASQRDLAEKLGVTASTVSNRVNGIDGFDWANREAFANAVFSDGEAESATISDETATQVPDTQSPESTDNPDGADSQAGPDTAPDDGNRSPREVETAAGEVNTTLTTFQSTVEDLSAQLAELEGQVETVTDGGGSPQPFQDPELVHKVVHACMDSDKISEEEELRILDSLL, translated from the coding sequence ATGCGTCACAAGCAAATACTCGATGTAGCGGCTGAGAACCCTGAAGCGTCTATCGCAGAGCTTGCGGCCGAGGTACCGAGTGCGACAGCGGAACTGGTCGAGCGAGTTCTTGAGGAACACGGCGACCCAGCTGAGGCCGACGAGACGGAAACAGCCGACCAGTCACAGAGTGAACCGTCGACAGAATCACAGTCATATCCAGCCCCTGCGGACCTCTCGTCGACAGAACGTGAGACGATCCGGGCGATTCAGCACCACCCCACTGCGTCCCAGCGGGACCTCGCGGAGAAGCTCGGCGTCACTGCCTCGACGGTGAGCAACCGCGTCAACGGGATCGACGGGTTCGACTGGGCGAACCGAGAAGCGTTCGCAAACGCCGTGTTCAGCGATGGAGAAGCCGAATCAGCGACGATATCGGACGAGACAGCAACCCAGGTACCCGATACCCAATCGCCGGAGTCAACAGACAACCCCGACGGAGCTGACAGTCAAGCAGGCCCTGATACTGCGCCCGACGACGGCAACCGCTCGCCAAGGGAGGTCGAGACAGCGGCCGGCGAGGTGAACACCACGCTGACTACGTTCCAGTCGACTGTCGAGGACCTCTCCGCACAGCTGGCCGAACTTGAAGGTCAGGTCGAAACCGTCACCGACGGCGGCGGCTCTCCACAGCCGTTTCAGGACCCGGAGCTTGTCCACAAGGTCGTCCACGCGTGTATGGACTCCGACAAAATATCCGAAGAGGAAGAGCTCCGGATTCTGGATTCGCTGCTCTAG